In the genome of Sphaerodactylus townsendi isolate TG3544 unplaced genomic scaffold, MPM_Stown_v2.3 scaffold_657, whole genome shotgun sequence, the window ggcagatatgccactgcatatGGCAGATGCCTCCTTTGCTCTTCTCCCGATACTTTCAGTCATCCCGTGATTATCTGTTGTGCAAagaccttttcttctttctgcaaaACTGGTTGATGTTGCAGCTCCATAATGTTTGCTCCCAGAAGCAGAGGAGTGCTGGGTTCCGCTTCCCCTAACCAATCataatacagattttaaaaaatatttatatcgTAAAAACAAAAACCTTGAGTCCCACCTGTCTGCCCAGTATAAATGTAGTGAATCAATAAAACCAACTGTCCAGCCTTGCCCCAAGGAACTCCTGGGCGTAGTTTTGTGGATGGGGggagtgtgttttttaaatttttttacaaatCACTTCCACTATTTGACTTGTAGACACTGCCCACTGGGAGGGCCAGTTTTTTTCCAAGTTCTGAGGAAGGTTATCACAGGCACAGCTCACTGCTTGTGCACCAGGGGGGACTAGCCACTTGTAAATTGGCTGACGCTCCCCTTCTTTCTGGAGCTACTTTTCAAATACCTGGCCCAGGACAGTGAAGATCTATGTATTATAGATAACAACCAACAGTATCAAAAGTGATAAAGtagttattaaaatattattaaaataaaatattaaaaatatttattaaaaataaaatatttacaagcaTAATCTCAGCCTAGCACCTGTTTGGCCAaagttttcaaaagaaaagagTTAAACAAAATTTCACTATCCCTCTTTCTACACAAACCCTAGCAGACGTTGAATATAAAACAGGCTCCTTAGCTTAGAAAATTACCAGAAGTTCTGCAAGGTTTCCATTACCTTGAAGGCTCTTGCAGGTGTGCAGGCCAGTACatggcaatgggggggggggggcggagtgtGTGTGATGGGAGGTTTCTGACAGGCATTTGGGAAGACCTCACACAAGACTACAATTTCTGGGAGTTCCTCTgagaattacatttcccagggaTTCGTGGGTGCGGCTCCAGAGCATTAAGGAAACTACCAAGTATTTGCGACAGGTAGTGTACttacaaaggctgattccgcatgggccaaaaacagcagtgtgaaaacggtgtgaaaatggtgtaaaagggtttaaaatggtgtaaaagggtttatactgttttcacaccgttttcacaccgctgtttttggcccatgcggaatcagccaaagagacAATGCAAAGCCAGAAAGGAATTTTCATTTAAATTTTCTGGTCTCTGCTTTCATTTCGCTTCCTTTatccaaatatttccattttggGAAATGAAATGCCCTCTTTTGCCTTCTTCCCTGCAGCGTTACATGCCTTTGACGTGGTCTTCAAACAAATGACTCATGCCTCAAAAGTACAGGTCAGTGAGGAATGGCCAAAAGCATCTGCTTGAAGGATCGTAGCTATAAAATGAGGATCCGAGGAGTTTTTGGACCTTAAACAGATGCTTCTTAAATTACGTCTCTGTCGGTAGCTAAGCAGAAAATTTAAGACTGTTTTGGAATGCTTCACAGGCCCTGGTGAGGAAACTCGGCTTTGAGAACCCTGTGGTGGTACAGAGTATGTATATCTTCAAGGTACTGTCACCATAgctcgctttttaaaaaaaagggatttGTGggaaaaataccccccccaaccccagtggtgggattcaaataatttaacaaccggttccagtggtgggattcaaataatttaacaactggttgtttacaagaaccgttttacaacaaccggttctgccgaagtgatgcgaaccggctgaatcccaccactgcccccccccccatataatggtctttggggtgctgtgtggtttccaggctgtatggccgtgttctagcagcattctctcctgacattccgcctgcatctgtggctggcatcttcagaggatctgatggcaggaatggaaagcaagtggagtatatatactgtgaggtcaaaaggtgaggccctctgaatagagtagcctggtatgtgagtcacaaagaagtctttagcctgggagtaacaatgaagatagcaaggtcaataggtgaatgcatctgaatagaagtatcctggtctttgtttccttggttgctatggtctatagttgtcctgtgtttgtgtggagcacaaacacaggacaaatagaaggatacttctattcagatgcattcacctattgaccttgctatcttcattgttactcccaggctacagacttctttatgactcacataccaggctactctattcagagggcctcaccttttgacctcacagtatatatactccacttgctttccattcctgctatcagatcctctgaagatgccagccacagatgcaggcgaaacgtcaggagagaatgctgctagaacacggccatacagcccggaaaccacacagcaccccagtgattccggccgtgaaagccttcgacaataacggtcttttcttctctgtctctcttaAACAGCAACCTCACATTGGTGGTGAAGGTGAGTCTTTTATGTGCTTTCATTAGAACTAAAATCCATACTGGATCATACCACACCCCATTTGGTATTCTGGGCCTGAGATTTATCTACTTATTTAAATTTACTCTTTACTTGGGGACAGCCTTTGTTCGCACTGATGTAGAAGCAGACAGTTTTCAAACCATACAAACTATAAAAATCACCTAATCAAAATAACAATGCATTGTAAAACCATAAAACTAGTGTATAACAGCTTAACATCTGGATGCATCTCAGAGCTTCCCCACAGAGCCCAAAGGGCTTCA includes:
- the LOC125425512 gene encoding phytanoyl-CoA dioxygenase domain-containing protein 1-like, with the protein product GSAEYFLTSGDKIRFFFEKGVFDDKGDFLVPKDASLNKIGHALHAFDVVFKQMTHASKVQALVRKLGFENPVVVQSMYIFKQPHIGGEGESFMCFH